The following nucleotide sequence is from Aggregicoccus sp. 17bor-14.
GGCCTCCACGGCGTCGAGCAGCGCGAGCGCGCCCTCCACGTCCTGCTCCGCCAGCAGCAGCTCGTGCCCAGCGTGCGGTGCGCCCGCGGCGTGGTGTCCGCTGCAGCCCGGGTACTCGCAGCAGGTGCCCTGCACGTCCGTCGTGTCCTCGCCCACGCTCGACCTCCCCCTCGCGACCTACGCCCCCAGCGGGCGCAGCGAGGGGAGAAGCTAGGGACGCGCGGCGTGGAAGAAAGGGGGCACGGGAGGGGAAGCGGAGTGCCCAGGGGTGTGCATCGACTTTCCCACGCACGGCATCCAGCGGCAGTGCGCGCGCTGCAGCCAAGGCGTGCGGCGCGGGCCGCCAGCGCCCGGTGCCGGACACTCGTCGCGCCCCGCGGACGCGGGTGCCCTGCGGTCCTACCCCGGCGCCTCCGGGCGGCCGTGTCCCGCCGGGGTGGACCTTTGCAGCGAGACACCCGCCGCGAGCCCGCTCCGCCCGGCGGGCAGCCGCGCGTCGGAGCCCCCGCCCGCTCCTGCGCGAGGCGCGGAGGGCAGGAGTGCGAGCGGCCGCGCCCGGCGGGTCCATTGCGCGGGTCTGGAGGCGCCTCCACCCTCGGGGGCGATGCCGCCGCTCTCTCCTGCCCAGCCCCTCCCCGAGCGCGAGGAGGAGGCCTCGCGCCTCGTGCGCCGCTGGCTCAAGGGGTACGCGGCGGGCATGGTGGCGCTCACCGCCTTCGACCTGCTGCGCGTCTTCGCGCTGGGCATCTCCACCGCGCAGCCGCTCGCGCTGGACGCGCTCGCGCTCGCGACCGGCGCGGCGGCGCTGCTGCTGCTGCGGCGCGGGGCGCTGAAGGCGGCGGTGGGCGTGTTCGGGGTGGGGCTGATGGTGGTGGTGGCGCTCTCGGCGGCGCTGTTCCCGGACCTGGACCTGGTGGCGCTGCTGCTCGTGCCGCCGGCGCTGGTGGCGGAGCTGCTGCCCTACTACCGGCGCGGCGCGCGCGTGGCCTTCACGCTCAGCGCCTTCGTGCTCCAGGTGTACGTGGCGCTGCAGCTCGTGCGACACGTGCCGCTGGGCGTCGTCCTGCCCGAGGAGCGCATCATCTTCGTGCTGCTGGTGGCGCTGGGCGCGGGGATGCTGCTCGCGGTGCTGCCGCAGTACAGCGAGCGGCTGCGGGTGCGGCTCGAGCGGCTGCACCGCAGCGAGGAGCGCTTCCGCTGCCTCGCGGAGGCGGGCAGCCTGCTGGTGTGGCGCGCGGATGCGCGCGGGCGCATCCGGGTGGAGCCTGCGCGCTGGAGCGCGCTCACGGGGCTCGCGGCGCAGCCGGGGCGGGTGCGCCAGGCCATCCACCCCGAGGACCTGCCCGAGCTGCGCCGCGCGTGGCTGCGCACGGTGAGCACGCGCGGCAGCGTGCCCTTCCGCCAGGAGTTCCGGCTGCGGCTGGCGGACGGCAGCTGGCGCTGGGTGCACAACCGCGCGCAGGCGGTGGGCGAGGCGGGCGGCGGGGTGCGCGAGTGGGTGGGCGTGATGATGGACATCGAGGACCGCAAGGCGGCGGAGGGCCGGCTGCGCTTCCTCGTGGCCGCGAGCGCGCGGCTCGCCGAGGCGAGCGACGGGGAGGACCTCGAAGGGCGCGCGGTGGAGCTCGCGGCGGAGGGGCTCGCGGAGGGGGCCTGCCTCGAGGTGTGGGCGGAGGACGGCGCCGCCCCGCCCCACGTGCGCTGCGCCGGGGCTCACCCGCAGGCGCTCGCGTCGGTGCTGCGCGAGCGCGCGGGCGGCCGCGGCGGGGGCGCTGGGCCACCCGGCGACGCGGGCGAGCCCGGCTACCTCGGGGACCTGCCCTACCTCGCGCTCCCGCTCGCGGTGGGCGGGCGCGGCCTGGGCGTGCTGCACCTGGTGCGGGGGCGGCCCGCGCAGGCCTTCACGCCGGACGCGCTGGAGCTCGCGCGCGAGTTCGCCTACCGCGTGGCGCTCGCGCTGGACGCGGCGCAGCTGCGCGAGCGCCTGGAGGCGAGCGTGCAGCTGCGCGACGAGTTCCTGCAGGTGGCGGCGCACGAGCTGCGCACGCCGCTCACGCCCCTGCGCCTGCACCTGGCGAGCTGGCGGCGCCACCACCCGGAGCTGAACGTGGAGCCCCTGGAGCGGCAGGTGCGCCACCTCAACGACCTGGTGGAGGCGATGCTGGACCTGAGCCGGGTGCGCGGCGGGCAGCTGGTGCCGCACCTGGAGCCGGTGGACCTGGCGGCGCTGGTGCGCGCCACCGCCGCGCGCTTCCTGCAGGCGGAGGTGGGCGGGCGGCGCAGCCCCTCGGAGGTGCGGCTGCAGCTGCCCGAGCGGCTGCAGGCGGTGTCCGACCCCGGGCGGCTCGGGCAGGTGCTGCGCCACCTGCTCTCCAACGCCATCAAGTACGGCGAGGCGCGCCCGGTGCACGTGCGGCTCGCCGCGGAGGGACCGGACGCGGTGCTGCAGGTGCAGGACGAGGGGATGGGCATCCCGCCCGAGCGCCAGGCGCGCATCTTCGAGGCCTTCGAGCGCGCGGTGCCGGTGGAGCACTTCGGCGGGCTGGGGCTGGGGCTGTACCTCGCGCGCGAGACGGTGGGGGCGCTGGGCGGCAGCATCGCGGTGCAGTCGGAGCCGGGCCGCGGCGCGCTCTTCACCGTGCGCCTGCCGCTCGCGGGCCCGCCGGGTGTCGAGGCCGGGACGGGCGCTGCGCCCCCCGCCGAGCAGCCTCCGGCCGGGCAGCCCGAGGTCGTGTAGCCTCGACGGGGCCCGTCTCTCTCCCGTCCCGGAGGCTCCCCCCCATGAAGCGTTTGGCGAAGACCCTGGCGTGCGGCGCTGCGGCGCTCGCGCTGCTGCTGGTGCACGGCTGCGCGTCGCACCCGAAGGCCTCGCAGGCCTCCACCTCGAGCTACTTCGACAACACGGGCCGCGCGGACGTGCTGGGCGGCGGCGCGCGGCTCATCGAGATCCAGACGCCGAAGGGGCCCTTCAAGGTCTGGACGAAGCGCGTGGGCAACAACCCCACGGTGAAGCTGCTGCTGCTGCACGGGGGCCCGGGCGCGACGCACGAGTACTTCGAGGCCTTCGACAGCTTCCTGCCGGCGGCGGGCGTCGAGTACTACTACTACGACCAGCTCGGCTCGCATTACAGCGACCAGCCCGACGACGCGGCGCTCGCGCAGCTCCTGCCGGTGGACCGCTTCGTCGAGGAGGTGGAGCAGGTGCGCCAGGCGCTGGGGCTCACCCACGACAACTTCTTCCTCCTGGGCCACTCGTGGGGCGGCATCCTCGCGCTCGAGTACGCCCTGAAGTACCCGCAGCACCTCAAGGGGCTCATCATCTCCAACATGATGTCCAGCGCGCCCGCCTACGACGCGTACGCGAAGCAGGTGCTGATGCCGCAGATGGACCCGGCGGCGCTGAAGGAGATCCAGGCGCTGGAGGCGAAGAAGGACTACGC
It contains:
- a CDS encoding PAS domain-containing sensor histidine kinase, whose translation is MPPLSPAQPLPEREEEASRLVRRWLKGYAAGMVALTAFDLLRVFALGISTAQPLALDALALATGAAALLLLRRGALKAAVGVFGVGLMVVVALSAALFPDLDLVALLLVPPALVAELLPYYRRGARVAFTLSAFVLQVYVALQLVRHVPLGVVLPEERIIFVLLVALGAGMLLAVLPQYSERLRVRLERLHRSEERFRCLAEAGSLLVWRADARGRIRVEPARWSALTGLAAQPGRVRQAIHPEDLPELRRAWLRTVSTRGSVPFRQEFRLRLADGSWRWVHNRAQAVGEAGGGVREWVGVMMDIEDRKAAEGRLRFLVAASARLAEASDGEDLEGRAVELAAEGLAEGACLEVWAEDGAAPPHVRCAGAHPQALASVLRERAGGRGGGAGPPGDAGEPGYLGDLPYLALPLAVGGRGLGVLHLVRGRPAQAFTPDALELAREFAYRVALALDAAQLRERLEASVQLRDEFLQVAAHELRTPLTPLRLHLASWRRHHPELNVEPLERQVRHLNDLVEAMLDLSRVRGGQLVPHLEPVDLAALVRATAARFLQAEVGGRRSPSEVRLQLPERLQAVSDPGRLGQVLRHLLSNAIKYGEARPVHVRLAAEGPDAVLQVQDEGMGIPPERQARIFEAFERAVPVEHFGGLGLGLYLARETVGALGGSIAVQSEPGRGALFTVRLPLAGPPGVEAGTGAAPPAEQPPAGQPEVV
- a CDS encoding proline iminopeptidase-family hydrolase, with the protein product MKRLAKTLACGAAALALLLVHGCASHPKASQASTSSYFDNTGRADVLGGGARLIEIQTPKGPFKVWTKRVGNNPTVKLLLLHGGPGATHEYFEAFDSFLPAAGVEYYYYDQLGSHYSDQPDDAALAQLLPVDRFVEEVEQVRQALGLTHDNFFLLGHSWGGILALEYALKYPQHLKGLIISNMMSSAPAYDAYAKQVLMPQMDPAALKEIQALEAKKDYANPRYEELLIPNYYVQHILRMPPEQWPDPVKRAFAHINTKVYIPMQGPSEMGLSGLLENWDRSQDLKRLAMPTLVIGAEHDTMDPKHMEWMAGQVKRGRYLYCPDGSHMAMYDDQDRYVKGLIAFLKDVDAGRL